Proteins from a single region of Drosophila biarmipes strain raj3 chromosome 3R, RU_DBia_V1.1, whole genome shotgun sequence:
- the LOC108025090 gene encoding heterogeneous nuclear ribonucleoprotein 87F isoform X2, which produces MANRSSQRDREFNRDNTNSNNRDNRDFNRDGGGNRDNRDNRDNRDNRESRGNFRDFRNRDRDRDRQRQVPTEPPFIAYVGNLPKGLVQGDVMKIFSDFEVKNVRLIKDRETDEFKGYGYVEFETLAQLKRALSCNGRIKLDNFSAPLRIDIADHRRQAPGSSMGGAGGPSGSQSVGGHERGGGGGGPGGSGNGNGNGNPYYQRRNYRRDDSVGSHQFRRRDTRSSSNHQMSNSSPTQSTMSINYNRTNRGGYNNRGGAGDRGGGNGSGNGNGNGHGNGNRYQGGAPRPNYDDRDGQQSPTNGGFHNRNFNFNRGIGEGGGGGNGGGGGIGRIGNPPRSFNGNGGGGGGVGIVGFASGIPNGNGNYNNFVQNRNRDRRGHYNPNSHNGSGGNFGRDNKDPGPPEPGSSATGPSSSNPFGALDDDDRPKLVLKPRTVTAPINSLAETKQAALIFGKAKPRDDNATPVSSPRDDAEVNALSNVLGSSAPLGGPGPDDPNPGAGGD; this is translated from the exons ATGGCCAATCGCTCCAGCCAGCGGGACCGCGAGTTCAACCGTGACAATACTAACAGTAACAATCGTGACAATCGGGACTTTAATCGAGATGGTGGAGGCAATCGAGACAATCGGGATAATCGAGACAATCGCGACAATCGAGAGAGTCGCGGCAATTTTCGCGACTTTCGCAATCGGGACAGGGACAGAGATCGGCAGCGACAGGTGCCCACGGAACCACCCTTCATCGCCTATGTGGGCAACCTCCCCAAGGGTCTCGTCCAGGGCGATGTGATGAAGATCTTCTCGGACTTCGAGGTGAAGAATGTGCGGCTGATCAAGGATCGTGAGACGGACGAGTTCAAGGGCTATGGCTACGTGGAGTTCGAGACCTTGGCCCAGTTGAAGAGGGCCCTCTCCTGCAACGGACGCATCAAGTTGGACAACTTTTCGGCCCCCTTGCGCATCGATATAGCCGATCATCGTCGCCAGGCCCCGGGCTCCAGCATGGGCGGTGCAGGAGGACCCAGTGGATCCCAAAGTGTGGGAGGTCATGAGAGAGGTGGTGGCGGGGGCGGTCCCGGTGGCTCtgggaatggaaatggtaATGGAAATCCCTACTACCAAAGACGAAACTATCGGCGGGACGACAGCGTGGGCTCCCACCAATTTCGGCGGCGGGACAcacggagcagcagcaaccaccAAATGTCCAACAGCAGCCCCACCCAGAGCACCATGTCCATAAACTACAATCGCACCAATCGCGGTGGCTACAACAACCGTGGTGGTGCAGGTGATCGCGGTGGTGGCAATGGTAGTGGTAATGGCAACGGGAATGGGCATGGAAATGGCAATCGCTACCAGGGAGGAGCTCCACGACCCAATTACGATGACCGCGACGGCCAGCAGTCGCCCACCAATGGGGGATTCCACAACCGCAACTTTAACTTTAATCG TGGCATAGGCGAAGGAGGCGGTGGTGGTAATGGTGGAGGTGGTGGCATAGGAAGGATTGGCAATCCCCCAAGGAGCTTCAACGGAAACGGAGGCGGTGGCGGAGGTGTTGGTATAGTTGGCTTCGCAAGTGGAATTCCCAATGGAAACGGAAACTACAACAATTTTGTGCAAAATCGCAACCGCGATCGCCGTGGTCACTACAATCCCAATAGCCACAACGGGAGTGGTGGCAACTTTGGCAGGGACAACAAGGATCCTGGACCTCCAGAACCAGGATCTTCGGCTACTGGTCCGTCCTCGAGCAATCCGTTCGGGGCCCTCGACGATGATGACAGACCCAAGTTGGTGCTAAAGCCGAGGACGGTGACCGCGCCCATAAACTCTCTGGCCGAGACCAAACAGGCTGCCCTGATCTTCGGAAAGGCCAAGCCCCGAGATGATAATGCCACGCCCGTCTCCTCGCCACGCGATGACGCCGAGGTGAATGCCCTGTCCAATGTCTTGGGCTCCTCAGCTCCTTTGGGAGGTCCTGGCCCCGATGATCCCAATCCTGGTGCGGGCGGCGACTAA
- the LOC108025090 gene encoding heterogeneous nuclear ribonucleoprotein 87F isoform X1, which translates to MANRSSQRDREFNRDNTNSNNRDNRDFNRDGGGNRDNRDNRDNRDNRESRGNFRDFRNRDRDRDRQRQVPTEPPFIAYVGNLPKGLVQGDVMKIFSDFEVKNVRLIKDRETDEFKGYGYVEFETLAQLKRALSCNGRIKLDNFSAPLRIDIADHRRQAPGSSMGGAGGPSGSQSVGGHERGGGGGGPGGSGNGNGNGNPYYQRRNYRRDDSVGSHQFRRRDTRSSSNHQMSNSSPTQSTMSINYNRTNRGGYNNRGGAGDRGGGNGSGNGNGNGHGNGNRYQGGAPRPNYDDRDGQQSPTNGGFHNRNFNFNRSFNSGIGEGGGGGNGGGGGIGRIGNPPRSFNGNGGGGGGVGIVGFASGIPNGNGNYNNFVQNRNRDRRGHYNPNSHNGSGGNFGRDNKDPGPPEPGSSATGPSSSNPFGALDDDDRPKLVLKPRTVTAPINSLAETKQAALIFGKAKPRDDNATPVSSPRDDAEVNALSNVLGSSAPLGGPGPDDPNPGAGGD; encoded by the exons ATGGCCAATCGCTCCAGCCAGCGGGACCGCGAGTTCAACCGTGACAATACTAACAGTAACAATCGTGACAATCGGGACTTTAATCGAGATGGTGGAGGCAATCGAGACAATCGGGATAATCGAGACAATCGCGACAATCGAGAGAGTCGCGGCAATTTTCGCGACTTTCGCAATCGGGACAGGGACAGAGATCGGCAGCGACAGGTGCCCACGGAACCACCCTTCATCGCCTATGTGGGCAACCTCCCCAAGGGTCTCGTCCAGGGCGATGTGATGAAGATCTTCTCGGACTTCGAGGTGAAGAATGTGCGGCTGATCAAGGATCGTGAGACGGACGAGTTCAAGGGCTATGGCTACGTGGAGTTCGAGACCTTGGCCCAGTTGAAGAGGGCCCTCTCCTGCAACGGACGCATCAAGTTGGACAACTTTTCGGCCCCCTTGCGCATCGATATAGCCGATCATCGTCGCCAGGCCCCGGGCTCCAGCATGGGCGGTGCAGGAGGACCCAGTGGATCCCAAAGTGTGGGAGGTCATGAGAGAGGTGGTGGCGGGGGCGGTCCCGGTGGCTCtgggaatggaaatggtaATGGAAATCCCTACTACCAAAGACGAAACTATCGGCGGGACGACAGCGTGGGCTCCCACCAATTTCGGCGGCGGGACAcacggagcagcagcaaccaccAAATGTCCAACAGCAGCCCCACCCAGAGCACCATGTCCATAAACTACAATCGCACCAATCGCGGTGGCTACAACAACCGTGGTGGTGCAGGTGATCGCGGTGGTGGCAATGGTAGTGGTAATGGCAACGGGAATGGGCATGGAAATGGCAATCGCTACCAGGGAGGAGCTCCACGACCCAATTACGATGACCGCGACGGCCAGCAGTCGCCCACCAATGGGGGATTCCACAACCGCAACTTTAACTTTAATCG TTCCTTCAACAGTGGCATAGGCGAAGGAGGCGGTGGTGGTAATGGTGGAGGTGGTGGCATAGGAAGGATTGGCAATCCCCCAAGGAGCTTCAACGGAAACGGAGGCGGTGGCGGAGGTGTTGGTATAGTTGGCTTCGCAAGTGGAATTCCCAATGGAAACGGAAACTACAACAATTTTGTGCAAAATCGCAACCGCGATCGCCGTGGTCACTACAATCCCAATAGCCACAACGGGAGTGGTGGCAACTTTGGCAGGGACAACAAGGATCCTGGACCTCCAGAACCAGGATCTTCGGCTACTGGTCCGTCCTCGAGCAATCCGTTCGGGGCCCTCGACGATGATGACAGACCCAAGTTGGTGCTAAAGCCGAGGACGGTGACCGCGCCCATAAACTCTCTGGCCGAGACCAAACAGGCTGCCCTGATCTTCGGAAAGGCCAAGCCCCGAGATGATAATGCCACGCCCGTCTCCTCGCCACGCGATGACGCCGAGGTGAATGCCCTGTCCAATGTCTTGGGCTCCTCAGCTCCTTTGGGAGGTCCTGGCCCCGATGATCCCAATCCTGGTGCGGGCGGCGACTAA